The Oryza glaberrima chromosome 5, OglaRS2, whole genome shotgun sequence DNA segment ACTCAAACGTGGGGATAAATCGTCGTTTTCAATTGGAAGATCGAAACCAGAACCAGACATGAAAGCTAATCTAATGGTTGAATAATACACGCAAGTTGAGGAACCATTGTACGGGGAAAGGATCAAAGTAGGCATGGCAAACGCACTTGCATGCTAAATAATTAAATCATTAGCTGGTCCTGTGCTGGAGTTGAAAACGCTATCCACAAATTTCATGCCGAcaaggaaataaaaaagaagcatatatatccaggatgagagagagagagagagagagagaggggggggggggcaagtagaataaaagaataaaaacaTGAATTGCACAACACCATCCAGTGTGAGGTTATACATCGATCTTGTCCCTACCTCTAGCTTAGTTTGAGAGACAAATCAGAGCACAAACCAACAGGCACAAGATGGGTACACGATTTTCATCCCAAACCGATCGAGAGTCGATATACCTCTCCACACGCCACGAACTTGTACAAGCACCCACTGACCAAAAACACCGCTGATCAATCCGCACCGTAGACTACGAGCACATGGGGAtatcggacggcggcggcggcagcttctgATTCGGCAGCGGCCCGTCGTTGACGAGCCACGCCATGGACAGGCCCCAGCTCAGGTGCACGTCTAAATGGCAATGCATGATCCAAACACCTGACACACATGACAAAGCCAACAGTTTATGGCATAGACAACGCAAATTAATCCTAGTCAACGAATAGAACCAAAAGAACAAAGAAGGTAATGCCCCCTGTACGGATGCATAGTcagaaatgtattttttttaaaagataatttTTACCTTCGTTAAGAATAAATTGGGAGGTACCATATTTctctaatattataaaaattaaaggtgtttttgtctaaaagtttcGTACGTTGTCCGTTTCCATTATCGTATCGGTTTCAATTCAGCCGCCGTTTGCTCGCTCGGACTGAATATGAAAATTGAATCGAGCGATACGAAGACGAGGATTCTTTTTTTGCTTGACGTATGCAAATCTAATTGGGCTGTAGAAAGCTGGCCCAACTAACAATATGGGCTGTCAACTTAAGgggaaggaataagtctattttacctacCTAGGTTTTTGCCTATGATGATCAAATAAAAAAGTATCCGGTTTTAGTTTGGTTCGTCCGGTTTACATTTTTGTCGCCATTTTTTCTTCACgcggaacattttttttcccccgCAGGGtaagccttttcttttttgtctttttttcgtTCTCTGGTCTTATCTGCATGCGCATAGCGCGTCCCGCCTCAGCCACCAATCTTCCGGTTTTCTTGGTCCTACACGAAACGGTTTTTTTCCCGTATGTGGTaagtcccttttttttctttttcttttttttccattttcccTGATCTCTGATCCGATCTGCACGCGCTTAGCGAGCCCCGCCTCAGCCGCCAAGCTTCCGCTTTCCTTGGTCCGTGCGGTTTTTTTTGTCGCTTCTTTCCACATGGTTTGTTTCTTCGCACGCGGTAagtgtggtttttttttcttttttcgatcTCGTCTAGTCTGagccaaaccctagcgccgctgcCACGTTCGATGTACCTCCTGTATGTTTTCTACTCTAACTGATTGTAAAAATCGATTTCACATTCCTCCATCATCATTTTCCCATGATTTCCTGGACTTTAATTTACTGAATTTAATCCCTATTTAAAAGTCGTTGATCATGGCAGGTCGATAAGCTTTTATTCGATTCgattttgggggaaaaaaagagaagaggagattgGGTGGATCAAAAAGTCCTCAACCAATTTAATTTTGGAAGATCGAGAATAATTTGACCGAATTTGGCATTGTACAAGCAAGGGACTACCTTTTGGAGGTTGATGACCGAAGAAAGACAAGGCGAATGGAGGGAGGTAGCGGACTGGACTAGGACTAGGactaacaaagaaaaaaagattgtgCTTTCGGTctaaaaccaagaaaaaaatcatttactTTTTTAATTATAGTGTATAATGATTCCAATGACTTAGCTCTTAATAGTTGTTGTatcattgaaaaaatatatttacccgttgcaatgcacaggcatttttttctagttttatataaaatttaatatcgCTAGGTATtagatatattaaaaaaattagtgtaaaatttagttatCTTACGATGTTTTCTCGATCATAAAAATTCCCTTTTTAAATGAAGGTAGAAGTATAGAGCGGGTAACCAACCGGGGTTGTCGGCGACGAAGCGGATGGCGACCCAGCCGGCGGTGGGCACGCTGATGGTGTTCCGCTGCACGGGGTCGATGAGGTTGTACTTGGCGGTGTCATTGCTGGCGTCGTAGTTGCCGAACCCGGTGCCGACGACGTAGAAGTCGTAGCCGTGCAGGTGCAGCGGGTGGCTCTCGGCGCCGAGGATGCTGGTGTCCTGCAGCACCACCTCCACGGTGGTGTTGAAACTGAGCGGCACAACCCTGGTGCCGTGGGTCACGAACGTGTTGTTCGGCGGCGTGCCGGTGTAGTTGAACGGcgtccgcggcgccgccgggaagTTGGCCGCGAGCACGCCGTTGTACCGCCGCTGGTAGTGCGCCTGGAGGAGCGACGTCCTGGGCATCACGAACGACACGTTGTTCATGGACGCCGCGAACCTGGTGTTGTTGGGCCCCTGGCACGTCCCGTTCACCGGGCTCTGGCACGGGTCGGCGCCGAGCCCGACGGCGAAGAAGAAGTGCCTGTCCACCGTCCGCGGCACCCGCGCCGGGTACTGCGCGCTCGCGAGGCTCCGGAAGCTCGCCGAGAAGTTGGCCACCGCGCCGGTGTCGTTGTACGCCGGGAGGGACGGCAGCAGGAGGctccggagcgcggcggcggacgtcgCGGCGCCGTAGTACTcgagcacggcgacggcggtggtgttgTCGAACGTGCCGACGGTGTTGGTGTacggcgcgacggcgatggcgaaggAGCGGGACGGCGGGTTGTTGGCCGCCGCGGTGAGGAGCACGTCCATGGTCTGCCCCGGCGAGATGACGAGCGCCGTGGCGGCGAACGGCTTGACGTAGCTGGCGTCCGCCTGCACCACCGTCAGCGTGTGGTTGGCCACCCCGAAGAAGAGCTCGTCGTTGAGCGCCGCGTTGATCAGCCGCAGCAGGTACGTCTTCCCGGGCCTCACCCTCAGCTTGAACGTGTCTGCGCAACGAGAAAAATTAACCACGAGTCGTTCGTACAGTGTCACAGTACTGGGACGTCGATCAACACGGGCCGTGGCGTGTTACCATTGGAGGAGGAGCAGTTGTAGGTTGGGCCAGGGAGGCCGTTGAACGTGTAGGCGTCGGAGACGTTGGGCCCTCCTCCCGTCTGCAGGGCCTGCTTGATCACGGCCTCCGGGTCGGCGTTGAACCACTCACCTGCCGTTCGGTCGCGTTTCCCATCCCATATCAAAACGTCAGATCGGTCggggaaaaaccaaaaaaaaacgtAACGAGAAACGCACGTACCGAGCAGGAGGGGCACCTCGCGGTGGGGCTTGGGGAACGGGTAGGCGACGCCGCGGGGCGGGAGGATGACGAGCGGGCCGTAGAGCGTGGCGCGGAGCCAGGAGAAGTGCGCGTGCCACCACAGCGTCCCCCGCTGCCCCGTCACGGTGAACCTGTACACATAGCTTCCCCCGGGGCGGATCGGGCACTGCGTGATGTACGCCGGCCCGTCCGCCCACCCGCTCCGCACCTGCCGAATCCCGTGCCTGCACGCACACGCGCACGCGCCCGCTCGGTTAATCAATCAGCGATACGATCGTTGTGACATGGCGGCGCGCGTAGCTGCGTACGTACCAGTGGAAGGTGACgttgttgttgatgttgttgGTGACCCTGATCACGAGGGTGTCGCCCTCCCGCACGACGAGCTTCGGCCCCGGGAACTGGCCGTTCACCGTGGGGACGCTCTTCGTCACGCACAGCCGCGTCACCGTCGCCATTGTCACCTGCCATTACATATTGTAGCAGCAGCCAAAGATCATCGTAAGCAAACGTGACACTGCGACGAGCATGGGTTTTACATCGCCCGAGCAAATGCAAGACACGGCATATTATGTATTTTTACATTGAAGGAGTAGCGGCGGGTGTGGGCGGCGGTGAGGCCCGGCAtagcgaggaggacggcggcggcgaagaggaggcATGCAGGGGAGGCCAAACAAAGGAGATGACGACCCGTACTACTACCCATTGTGATCGATCTTCTCCTGCAGCAGCTGTaatcaagctagctagctgcttgatcgatcgattgatcgatctcGAGCTGtttctgtgtgtgtgtggctgGCCGGGTGTTCGATCGATATGATCTTGGAGGGAAGTGAGCGGCTATTTAAACGGCCGTGCCCGGTGTCGTGCATGGTAGGAGGTCACAGAGTGATAGTGGTTGGCTTGAGTTGGTGGACGTTCATAAAAAATTCGCGCCCGGGCCGACTCTTTGCTCCCTCTccgctccttttttttcctcttgtgCGGCTGCCGTCTCTATCGATGTAGGAATTTATAaacctgagaaaaaaaatgcttgtaGGAATGTTTAGTTAAGCACTCTGTTGATTTTATTAGCCAGCTTTGTCTTGATTCGCTTATTAGTTAAGCTTATACTCAAGCACTCTGTGCGTGATGGGGCACCAAAGCGCATGCAGGCGTGTGTTCGAAATATCACTTTCGTTTTCACAAAAGGGTGTATTTTGTAAGAAATAACCTCAGATGAACTGTAATTATGCAGAAGTTAAACTTGTTGTTTCTGATGATAAGTTGAACAGAGCTTATCGATCGATTGATTCAACATTTTCTGTCCCTAGCATGTATGGAACTATGGATCGACTTGGGTGATTAATATAGTTATATGCATGCAGAGGTTGGACCGGCAAGGTGGGCTGGTGGGGTTACTGAAGAGTTTTCCCTGTCTGAATATATGGACAAACTGTTTCGGAGCTTACCCTGTTGTGTGCCATTAATCATTGGAACACACATGATAATCTCATAATCTTGCCCCTAATAATAATCCAATAAGGTGATATATCACCTTCTGAAAGCATTATGCATGGGACCTTAACTGTGAGTGCCAAAACTCTTTAACCTTTTTAAGGCTGGTTTTactcatttttcttttccataGACGAGTGCTAGATAATACTATCCTGCTTCATCAACTCTGCAGAAGAATGCGAGTTCCTTTGTGAACTTCTCAAGTAAACTATGGACCCCAACGTCAATTCATGatcttttaaaactttttttttgccattttttCTTTCCCAGGATACCAAAATTGAAATGGTACTGTtagggaagaaaaataaataaattgaagcACGAGGTGTGTATGGTTCTCGGTGTGTTGCTTAGAGCTGTGGGGTTGTTGCAGTGGAGCTTGTTGCTTTGGGCAGATTGGATGTGTATGCTACCTTGTGATCTGATATGATCTGTTGGTTGGGACCCAGTTAAAGTGTCTCATTATGTCTGTCTTAGTAACAAAGGGAGGCTATGGAGGTTAGGGAACCAACAACTAGTACATATCTGAATAACACACTTAAATCTCATGCTTTAAGGCGAGAGAACCACTTTAAATGCATATATTTGTATTccatactgttttttttttgaaaagaagtaTTCCATACTGTAGTTTACCAGAGATACTACCGGTGACACAGTAATCCATCTCTTTCTTCAATGGTATGGCTATTgatttaaaaaagaaactaatgcCCTTtcatttgtagaaaaaaatataggaaaattGAAGGATTTTAATCTTGtagaaaaaaatcctatgaataCATTTGAAACAAAAGATTGTATCCTATTctttcctttgaaattcctatgaaattgaCAATCCTATAGAATTTGATGGAAAGTTAACAAGAGCTCAAACCTCTTAGAAAATTCCATAcgagtctatctctcttatcccATTGCAATGtttctatttctatttttttttgtgttttgcaattatctgttttacacttgtattcttgttaaaaatatatgtttttcctattcctctcttttttcaacGCATTGTTTTAAAGAAGCCCTAAAAGATTTgctattgttatttttttatgcagAAGATCTGCTCTTGCAATAAATTTAGTTTGATGCTAGGTTTCATAACCcacaagaaaaatgcaaagagaAGATAAAGGAAACAATGTTGTATGATCGATTTAGCCATTTAGGTGTCATTGCACTTAACAATAAAGGGCAAAAAGAATACAGGAATGTTTAGTCCAGTTTAGTCCAAGATTAAGATATACGCTTGGTGTTAAAGGATCAGCTTAACCAGGTAGGCAATTCAGGGAAATAAAAATAGCGGTTGATTTGCACCACCATCTGCACGTAAATCAGCAAGATTTAGCTGTTGGTTGgcgatgtgacaaaaaaaagtattacAGCCAATTTAGTTGCGACGCAAACGGCCGGTTGATTCATCTGCAACTATCTGGCTTCAAGGTGAAGCATTACCATGCTAAACTTCTTTCAGTCTTTCACCGTTCTCCCTAGCTAGCGATCTCGTAGTCTGGGCGTTTGGCTTCATGGAGACAGTGGTTGCATCCGTTTCCGTTGGATCCAACGAACCCACGAAATTCTCACTCGATCTCGTGACTCGTGAGGCGTCAGAGCCAAGCTTACGGCCGGCTGGCTGGTCGATCGAGACGAGCAGCAGTATTAAACTGCGATTTGGTCAGTCTTGAGTTGCTGTCCAAGTATCGCCCTCCTCTCGATCTTCAGATTGATGAGTAGTGCAGAGTGCTCGAGTCAGGTTTCTCATCATCATTCTCAGTCGGGAAAACTACTCgcgaccggccggccggcgaaaCATGGATGGTTACACTTACAAACCTCATTTGCGACTTGCGAGCATGA contains these protein-coding regions:
- the LOC127772710 gene encoding putative laccase-11 isoform X1; this translates as MGSSTGRHLLCLASPACLLFAAAVLLAMPGLTAAHTRRYSFNVTMATVTRLCVTKSVPTVNGQFPGPKLVVREGDTLVIRVTNNINNNVTFHWHGIRQVRSGWADGPAYITQCPIRPGGSYVYRFTVTGQRGTLWWHAHFSWLRATLYGPLVILPPRGVAYPFPKPHREVPLLLGTCVSRYVFFWFFPDRSDVLIWDGKRDRTAGEWFNADPEAVIKQALQTGGGPNVSDAYTFNGLPGPTYNCSSSNDTFKLRVRPGKTYLLRLINAALNDELFFGVANHTLTVVQADASYVKPFAATALVISPGQTMDVLLTAAANNPPSRSFAIAVAPYTNTVGTFDNTTAVAVLEYYGAATSAAALRSLLLPSLPAYNDTGAVANFSASFRSLASAQYPARVPRTVDRHFFFAVGLGADPCQSPVNGTCQGPNNTRFAASMNNVSFVMPRTSLLQAHYQRRYNGVLAANFPAAPRTPFNYTGTPPNNTFVTHGTRVVPLSFNTTVEVVLQDTSILGAESHPLHLHGYDFYVVGTGFGNYDASNDTAKYNLIDPVQRNTISVPTAGWVAIRFVADNPGVWIMHCHLDVHLSWGLSMAWLVNDGPLPNQKLPPPPSDIPMCS
- the LOC127772710 gene encoding putative laccase-11 isoform X2 produces the protein MGSSTGRHLLCLASPACLLFAAAVLLAMPGLTAAHTRRYSFNVTMATVTRLCVTKSVPTVNGQFPGPKLVVREGDTLVIRVTNNINNNVTFHWHGIRQVRSGWADGPAYITQCPIRPGGSYVYRFTVTGQRGTLWWHAHFSWLRATLYGPLVILPPRGVAYPFPKPHREVPLLLGEWFNADPEAVIKQALQTGGGPNVSDAYTFNGLPGPTYNCSSSNDTFKLRVRPGKTYLLRLINAALNDELFFGVANHTLTVVQADASYVKPFAATALVISPGQTMDVLLTAAANNPPSRSFAIAVAPYTNTVGTFDNTTAVAVLEYYGAATSAAALRSLLLPSLPAYNDTGAVANFSASFRSLASAQYPARVPRTVDRHFFFAVGLGADPCQSPVNGTCQGPNNTRFAASMNNVSFVMPRTSLLQAHYQRRYNGVLAANFPAAPRTPFNYTGTPPNNTFVTHGTRVVPLSFNTTVEVVLQDTSILGAESHPLHLHGYDFYVVGTGFGNYDASNDTAKYNLIDPVQRNTISVPTAGWVAIRFVADNPGVWIMHCHLDVHLSWGLSMAWLVNDGPLPNQKLPPPPSDIPMCS